One Arvicanthis niloticus isolate mArvNil1 chromosome 3, mArvNil1.pat.X, whole genome shotgun sequence DNA segment encodes these proteins:
- the Prmt5 gene encoding protein arginine N-methyltransferase 5: protein MAAMAVGGAGGSRVSSGRDLNCVPEIADTLGAVAKQGFDFLCMPVFHPRFKREFIQEPAKNRPGPQTRSDLLLSGRDWNTLIVGKLSPWIHPDSKVEKIRRNSEAAMLQELNFGAYLGLPAFLLPLNQEDNTNLARVLTNHIHTGHHSSMFWMRVPLVAPEDLRDDVIENAPTTHTEEYSGEEKTWMWWHNFRTLCDYSKRIAVALEIGADLPSNHVIDRWLGEPIKAAILPTSIFLTNKKGFPVLSKVQQRLIFRLLKLEVQFIITGTNHHSEKEFCSYLQYLEYLSQNRPPPNAYELFAKGYEDYLQSPLQPLMDNLESQTYEVFEKDPIKYSQYQQAIYKCLLDRVPEEEKETSVQVLMVLGAGRGPLVNASLRAAKQAERRIRLYAVEKNPNAVVTLENWQFEEWGSQVTVVSSDMREWVAPEKADIIVSELLGSFADNELSPECLDGAQHFLKDDGVSIPGEYTSFLAPISSSKLYNEVRACREKDRDPEAQFEMPYVVRLHNFHQLSAPQPCFTFSHPNRDPMIDNNRYCTLEFPVEVNTVLHGFAGYFETVLYRDITLSIRPETHSPGMFSWFPIFFPIKQPITVHEGQNICVRFWRCSNSKKVWYEWAVTAPVCSSIHNPTGRSYTIGL from the exons ATGGCGGCGATGGCAGTCGGAGGTGCTGGTGGCAGCCGCGTGTCCAGCGGGAGGGACCTGAATTGCGTCCCCGAAATAGCTGACACACTGGGTGCTGTGGCCAAGCAGGG GTTTGATTTCCTCTGCATGCCTGTCTTCCACCCGCGTTTCAAGAGGGAGTTCATTCAGGAACCTGCTAAGAATCGGCCTGGCCCCCAGACACGATCAGACCTACTGCTGTCAGGAAGGG ACTGGAATACGCTAATTGTGGGAAAGCTTTCTCCATGGATTCATCCAGACTCAAAAGTGGAGAAGATCCGAAGGAACTCAGAGGCG GCTATGTTACAGGAGCTGAATTTTGGGGCATATCTGGGTCTTCCAGCTTTTCTATTGCCTCTTAATCAGGAAGATAACACAAATCTGGCTAGAGTTCTGACCAACCACATCCACACTGGCCACCACTCTTCCATG TTCTGGATGAGGGTACCCTTGGTGGCCCCAGAGGACCTGAGAGATGATGTAATTGAGAATGcaccaaccacacacacagaggagtacagtggagaagagaagacatggaTGTG GTGGCATAACTTCCGGACTCTGTGTGACTATAGCAAGAGAATTGCAGTAG ctctcGAAATTGGAGCTGACCTTCCATCTAATCATGTCATTGACCGTTGGCTTGGAGAACCCATCAAAGCAGCCATTCTCCCCACCAGCATTTTCCTAACCAACAAGAAGGGGTTTCCTGTTCTCTCTAAGGTGCAGCAGAGGCTGATCTTCAGGCTCCTTAAG TTGGAAGTGCAGTTTATCATCACAGGAACTAACCACCACTCAGAGAAGGAGTTCTGCTCCTACCTCCAGTACTTGGAATACTTAAGCCAAAATCGCCCTCCACCCAATGCTTATGAACTCTTTGCCAAAGGCTATGAAGACTATCTGCAGTCCCCACTTCAG CCTCTGATGGACAATCTGGAATCTCAGACATACGAAGTGTTTGAAAAGGACCCCATCAAATACTCTCAATATCAGCAG GCTATCTATAAATGTTTGCTAGACCGAGtaccagaagaagaaaaggagaccaGTGTCCA GGTACTTATGGTGCTGGGTGCAGGCCGGGGTCCTCTAGTGAATGCGTCTCTCCGGGCAGCCAAACAGGCTGAGCGGCGGATACGGCTGTATGCCGTGGAGAAGAACCCCAATGCTGTGGTGAC GCTAGAGAACTGGCAGTTTGAAGAATGGGGGAGCCAGGTGACAGTTGTCTCATCAGACATGCGGGAATGGGTGGctccagagaaagcagacatCATTGTCAGTGAGCTTCTGGGCTCCTTTGCCGACAACGAGCTGTCACCTGAGTGTCTGGATGGAGCACAGCACTTCCTGAAAG ATGATGGTGTGAGCATCCCTGGAGAATATACCTCCTTCCTGGCACCCATTTCTTCCTCTAAGTTGTACAACGAGGTCCGTGCCTGTCGGGAAAAGGACCGTGACCCTGAG GCACAGTTTGAGATGCCTTATGTGGTTCGGCTGCACAACTTCCACCAGCTCTCTGCTCCTCAGCCCTGCTTTACCTTCAGCCATCCCAACCGAG ATCCTATGATTGACAACAACCGCTACTGTACCTTGGAGTTTCCTGTGGAGGTGAACACGGTGCTTCATGGCTTTGCAGGCTACTTTGAAACTGTGCTTTACCGGGACATCACTCTGA GTATCCGTCCAGAGACTCACTCTCCTGGGATGTTCTCATGGTTTCCCATCTTCTTCCCCATTAAG CAGCCCATCACTGTGCACGAAGGCCAGAACATCTGTGTGCGTTTCTGGCGATGCAGCAATTCTAAGAAGGTGTGGTACGAGTGGGCGGTGACAGCCCCAGTCTGTTCTTCTATTCACAACCCTACCGGCCGCTCCTATACCATTGGCCTCTAG